Genomic DNA from Bacteroidales bacterium:
TTGAGTGTCTGTCTCATCTAATTGAATATCCGATGGGATTCCTGCTGTACGTTTTGCGTCTTCGGGCGATACGTATGGCATTGCACCTCCGCCAATTATTATAGTTCCTCCACCAACTGCTGTACCCTCTTGCATATTTGCAGTAGTACCTTCGCCAGTGTTTACTCCAATAGGCATATTCCCTACGAAACCGCCACCACCGCCACCGCCTTTAAACTCAGGGCGATCGTTGGGATCGTTGCTTTTAAGAACAGGAAATACCTCTTCCCATTTATACTCTTTAGCAGGGGCATCAAACGCTGTTAATATAAACATCAATACCTCAATACCCATACCTAACGATAGCATAAAGTTACCTCCGGCAAGGTGCAAGATTTTAAATAAAGCACCAAGAATAACTATTGCTGCTCCTATACTGTATGCAAAGTTGAAAAAGCGTTTGCCTTTCTCACTTGCTACGAATTCTTTAAAACGTAACTTATATGATTGAAATTTTTCGTTTTTCATTGTTGTTCACTTTTTGAGTTATTGATACTATTTGCGTCCTTTTGCAAAACCTACTTGAGTGCGAACGCAACGGAAACCTATGTAAGAGCGTTGTTCGTTTTGATACTCCCACATTCTAATGTCGGAACGTATGAAGTTTGATACATCTTTCCATGAACCACCACGTATGATTTTTCTCTTCATTTGATATGGATCCTCTTTTGCTGCATTGTATTTGTAGTCGGGATTCATATCGCTTGTATATGCCATTCCTCCCTCGCTGTAAGCTGTAGATGTCCATTCTGATACGTTACCTGCCATATCGTACAAACCAAAGTCGTTTGGTGGGAATGTGGCTACGTTTGATGTAATCAAATTACCATCTTTTACGTAATTTCCCTCTTGAGGTTTGAAGTTTGCATTAAAGCAACCTTTCTCGGTCATAGGAATATCTCCACCCCAAGGGTATTTATTTTCGTTCATACCTGCTCTTGCTGCATACTCCCACTCAGCCTCTGTTGGAAGACGGTATGGCTCAATGAATGGGGTTTGAAGAGAAGATATTAGATATTGTGTACGCCAAGCACAGAATGCATTTGCTTGTTCCCATGAAACTCCAACAACAGGATAGTCGTTATATCCAGGATGAGAGAAATAGAGACGCATATATGGCTCGTTGTAAGCATTATCAAAGTCGTTTACCCAAGCAGTAGTGTCGGGGTAGATGTTAACAATATAAGTATTTAGGAAGTCAAATTCGCTGCTTAAAGGGCGAACAATTGTCTCAGTAATAATTTTCCCGTCATCATTGAGGAATGCTGTATCTTTTGATATAATAATCTCAGCCTCAAGGTCAGGTTTTATGTCGGTATTTAATACACGACGAGTTGGGTCGAGACGGTTTTTACGTTTAGCAGCCTCAGTATGGTTGAATATCTCATAACGATAATTCATTTGAGTAGGATCCAACTCTTTCTGACCGGTTATAGGATTTATTCTATATACACTTTCAATAGCACGAGCCTCATCCTCAGTTGGGTTTTTCCAAGGAATTGCTCTTGCCCAGTTTAGGTAAGGTTTAACGGGATTACCTTCGCGGTCTTCCTCAATCTTGAATGCTTCGTTACCTCCGTATGCGGGATCGGCAAGGCGTTCGCGAATGATTGAGTCGCGTACCCAGAATAAAAATTGTTTGTATTTGCCATTGGTAATTTCGGTTTCATCCATCCAAAACGATTCAACCGATATTGGTTTGTCGTTTTTAGGAGTACCCCAAATAGAGTCCTCTTCAGAACAACCAACAGTAAACGATCCTCTCTCAACAAGAACCATTCCGTATGGAGTAGGTTCGCCCCACGCCATTGCTCTTACGCCAACAAGTTCGCCTCCGTTTCCTCCCGATGATGTTGGAGCACATGAGGTAACCAATGCTATTAACGCTGCTATAAAAAATAGTTTTTTCATACTTTTAAAGTTTTTACTCTTCATTCAACTTTATGAGTGTTAGAGTAGTCTTATACTTTTATGTTTATTTTTTGTTTTCTTTCCCAATTCAAGTTTCATGCTATAACCCAAAAATACTTCGTGGCTACCGCTGGTTGCCTTAACAATGTCAGAGAGAGCATAATCGTAGGCGTATCCAAGTCTTATGCCTTTCCATTCTCCTCCTATCATAAATATAAGAGCATCGTTTAAGCGGTACGATAGACCTCCCCATATAAATTTGTTGTATTTAACAGTTGCCCCAAACTCAATCTGAAATGTTTGAAATGTGGTCTTCAACAACAAAGAGGGTTGCAATATGATTAACGAGTTTTTAAACGGAATATTGCCTCCAGCTAAAAAATAATATGAAGAAGGTATATAAGTTTCGTATTTTTCATCAAATGTTATAGTGGGAGAGGTGAGGTGCTGTGCCGAAATCCCTGCCCAAAAATATTTGTGAGTATAGTGTATGCCAAATCCTAAATCAAAACCCATTCCCTTTGCTTCGGCAGTTGGAATAGCATCGTCGGTTTGGTTGTGGTATTCGCTCTCTGGAATATATACTTCAGTTCCATCAAACACTTGATTTATAAGTCCTAATTGAAGTCCAAGTCCAAGTTGCCCGCCTAATAGTTTAACCTTAAAAGAGTATTGTAACCCAATAGAGGTGTTTGAGAATAGACCTATCTTCTCGGTTGCAATTATTGCTCCCACTCCATGCTGTTGTTTAAACAGAGTGAAGGGCATATCTCCCATTATAAGAAAAGTTTTTGGAGCACCTGGCATTCCCACCCATTGTTGGCGAGTTGCTCCATGAATATTTAGTTTGTCGGTAGCTCCAACTGCTCCGGGATTGTAGTACGAGGGCAACTCCCAATATTGACTAAACTGTGCATCGTATTGAGCGTAACCCTTTGAGGTTATACCCATTATAAAGATTAAAATCAATATTATTTTGTATCGGCCCATTTTTTAATTACTCTCAAATACTTTTAACAACAAGTACCTTATATATAACTAAAAAATAGGTGTAAAATTGTTTAAAATGGTAACTAAATTTAAGAAACTATTCAAATTTGCAGAGATTACATAATATATTTCTTTGCATTAGATGATAGATTACGCTATTATTTTGCTCTATTGTAGTAAATAAACTAATTATTACTATGGGAGTATTTACTACAAAGAAGACTATTTATGGCAACGCTTCGCTAATACCTACTGTTGCCGAACGAGTTCGTCAGGCATTTGCTGCCGATGGTTATGAAGTAAGAATTAATAATCTTGCTAACGGACAAGAAGTTTGCATCACTAAAGGAGGATTCGTTAAAGTGGCTCTTGGACTTCGTTCAGCCTTGAAGATTACAATGAAACCTACTCAAGAAGGAAATATCCTCTTTGAAGCTGGAGTTAGCATATTCAAGCAACAGTTTCTTCCAACAGTTATCTCTGCCTGTTTTTTCTCTCCTGTTGTCATTGCACAGATTTGGGGTATGATTAAACAAGCAAAACTCGATGAGAAGGCTCTAAGAATTGCTGAGCAAGCGTTATATCAAGCCAAACCAATTTAATTAATAACAGAACTATGAAAACAAAAATTTTTAATCTCATCATTATTGATGAGAGTGGCTCTATGCAGAGCATTAAGAGAGAGGCTATTAATAACATAAACGAAACAATTCAGACTATTCGATCGGCTCAGAAGAGACATGAAGATCAGTACCACTATGTGAGCCTTGTGACATTTAACAATGATGTAAAGACTCTTTATGAATGTGTACCTGTAGATGAGGTTCCAGAACTTAATGCAAAAACTTATAAGCCTGATTGTTGCACAGCATTGTATGATGCTATGGGTATTTCATTAAATTCTCTTGGCAAGAAAGTTGCAGAAGAAGACAAAGTGTTGGTAACTGTTGTTACAGATGGATATGAGAATGCTTCAAAAGAGTACAATGGCTATGCTATTAAGGCTCTTGTTGATGAACTTAAGGCAAAAGGTTGGGTATTTGCTTATATTGGAGCCAATCATGATGTAGAGGCGTTTGCTGCAACTATTTCCATTAACAATGTAATGAAATTTGAGACTACATGTGTAGGCACTATGGATATGACGGATCATGTAAATAGAAGCCGTGAGCGTCTTTATTCTCGTATTGCCAGACCTGATTTTAGTGCAGATGTAGCCAATAATAACTTCTTTGATGAAGATATATAGTAATACGAAATGCTAATAAACAACCTGCATAGGAAGTTTATGAATAGTGTCATAAAACAAGAAGAACAATTTCAATCGAAATTGCTCTTCTTGTTTCTTTGCTGTGGTGCCACCAGAAAATGAGTTCCATTTCTAAATGGCTCTATATCTTTGCGGTTCCCGCGAAAATAAGCTGCACCTCGGCATAGTTTAAACAAGTTTATCTTTGCTCTCGGTTTGTATTATTTTTGTCGTTAAAGAATCGCAACGAACGTAATCTCCCGTTATTGCTCCACCTCAGTTCGGAATCCCTACTTTACATATTATACTATCAGTGATAATTGCATATTTGGGTTAATGTCGCTCACACCTCAACCTATCATAAAATATAGAAAAAGTGAGGTTTTTGCATATTATATGATAGGTTGAGCACTTGCATGGTCACTTGCATGGTAGTATCATTAAATTAGCTTATGAACAACTTATGCACTAACTTGTACACCCTTATATCAACTAGGTGCCGACTAGGTTCCGACTGGGTGCCATCATGGACACTATCATGAGTAGTTCATGAGCACTTGCGGTACAAC
This window encodes:
- a CDS encoding SUMF1/EgtB/PvdO family nonheme iron enzyme, with product MKKLFFIAALIALVTSCAPTSSGGNGGELVGVRAMAWGEPTPYGMVLVERGSFTVGCSEEDSIWGTPKNDKPISVESFWMDETEITNGKYKQFLFWVRDSIIRERLADPAYGGNEAFKIEEDREGNPVKPYLNWARAIPWKNPTEDEARAIESVYRINPITGQKELDPTQMNYRYEIFNHTEAAKRKNRLDPTRRVLNTDIKPDLEAEIIISKDTAFLNDDGKIITETIVRPLSSEFDFLNTYIVNIYPDTTAWVNDFDNAYNEPYMRLYFSHPGYNDYPVVGVSWEQANAFCAWRTQYLISSLQTPFIEPYRLPTEAEWEYAARAGMNENKYPWGGDIPMTEKGCFNANFKPQEGNYVKDGNLITSNVATFPPNDFGLYDMAGNVSEWTSTAYSEGGMAYTSDMNPDYKYNAAKEDPYQMKRKIIRGGSWKDVSNFIRSDIRMWEYQNEQRSYIGFRCVRTQVGFAKGRK
- a CDS encoding type IX secretion system membrane protein PorP/SprF is translated as MGRYKIILILIFIMGITSKGYAQYDAQFSQYWELPSYYNPGAVGATDKLNIHGATRQQWVGMPGAPKTFLIMGDMPFTLFKQQHGVGAIIATEKIGLFSNTSIGLQYSFKVKLLGGQLGLGLQLGLINQVFDGTEVYIPESEYHNQTDDAIPTAEAKGMGFDLGFGIHYTHKYFWAGISAQHLTSPTITFDEKYETYIPSSYYFLAGGNIPFKNSLIILQPSLLLKTTFQTFQIEFGATVKYNKFIWGGLSYRLNDALIFMIGGEWKGIRLGYAYDYALSDIVKATSGSHEVFLGYSMKLELGKKTKNKHKSIRLL
- a CDS encoding zinc ribbon domain-containing protein, translated to MGVFTTKKTIYGNASLIPTVAERVRQAFAADGYEVRINNLANGQEVCITKGGFVKVALGLRSALKITMKPTQEGNILFEAGVSIFKQQFLPTVISACFFSPVVIAQIWGMIKQAKLDEKALRIAEQALYQAKPI
- a CDS encoding VWA domain-containing protein; this encodes MKTKIFNLIIIDESGSMQSIKREAINNINETIQTIRSAQKRHEDQYHYVSLVTFNNDVKTLYECVPVDEVPELNAKTYKPDCCTALYDAMGISLNSLGKKVAEEDKVLVTVVTDGYENASKEYNGYAIKALVDELKAKGWVFAYIGANHDVEAFAATISINNVMKFETTCVGTMDMTDHVNRSRERLYSRIARPDFSADVANNNFFDEDI